The following coding sequences lie in one Panicum virgatum strain AP13 chromosome 6N, P.virgatum_v5, whole genome shotgun sequence genomic window:
- the LOC120677689 gene encoding far upstream element-binding protein 2-like — MADPDAAPLTPPPEVVAPEEHPAATDSAASAAQEEAAAGEVDHKRKLEEVGADAEANGDGEDAKRPRVDGETDASGGTEQQNDGSSVNAEEPAAAEDGKVAPTEGVVDGDNGPVAASEVLPLEPTPEAAAGAPQQEGDAATASQETSRKIEVPNSKVGVLIGKAGETIRNLQTSSGAKIQITKDIDADSSALTRSVELVGTLASVDKAEQLIKSVIAEAEAGGSPALIARGFGSGQSGSEQFEMTVPDNKVGLIIGKGGETIKGLQTRSGARIQLIPQHPPEGVTLTERTVRVTGNKKQIEVAKDLIKQAMNQNFSKHANQSGGFGPQGYHPQGHGAASQWGPRSQSQPGYGYPPRGMPPPQNYNPPYGGYPQQGPPRGGMGWDQRQGGPPPHPSYQGGGSDYYKQGSQPYDSQPPNYPPGPGSYNSYGQSQAPGYGQPPYQQHAPQQNYGHGYGDPRYNAPPPNQYYGQPPMAPQQGYPQQADPYARPPYSGPGQWAPRGAPAADGSYQAPPPASYGPPSQQPPAYGQTYGVATAPDGYAQQGYPQQSGQAPTPYGQNAPAAPGYPQQGTQQGGYAQYPQSQPAYGDQAAPANANYGYQGAPADPNYGSAYSQSGYGPPAPSAGQPGYASAPAAGQPAAYGQAGYTQPPTNPPSYDQSAAAPAQSGYAAPAANPQPAPAKVVSPQPAAGYAGGQWTA, encoded by the exons ATGGCGGACCccgacgccgcgccgctgaCCCCGCCGCCAGaggtagtagcccccgaggagCATCCGGCTGCCACCGACTCCGCGGCCTCCGCGGCgcaggaggaggccgcggcgggcgaAGTCGATCACAAGAGGAAGCTTGAGGAGGTCGGCGCCGACGCGGAGGCGAACGGCGACGGAGAGGACGCCAAGCGACCCCGCGTGGACGGCGAGACCGACGCCTCCGGAG GGACTGAGCAGCAGAACGATGGGTCCTCCGTGAATGCCGAGGAGCCCGCAGCTGCGGAGGACGGCAAGGTTGCCCCTACCGAGGGGGTGGTAGATGGTGATAATGGCCCGGTCGCGGCTTCTGAGGTTCTGCCACTCGAGCCCACACCAGAAGCAGCAGCTGGAGCTCCACAGCAAGAAGGTGATGCAGCAACTGCCTCTCAGGAGACATCTCGGAAAATCGAAGTGCCCAATAGCAAG GTTGGTGTGCTGATTGGAAAAGCTGGTGAAACAATCAGGAACTTGCAAACGAGCTCGGGtgcaaagatccaaatcaccaAGGACATCGATGCAGATTCGAGTGCTCTGACCCGGTCGGTTGAACTAGTTGGAACCCTTGCAAGTGTTGATAAAGCTGAGCAGCTTATTAAGAGTGTTATAGCTGAG GCTGAGGCTGGCGGTTCCCCTGCTTTAATAGCTAGAGGCTTTGGAAGTGGGCAGTCAGGATCCGAGCAGTTTGAGATGACAGTTCCTGATAATAAG GTTGGCCTGATTATCGGAAAAGGTGGCGAGACAATTAAAGGCCTGCAAACAAGATCTGGTGCTCGTATTCAG ttgATACCCCAACATCCTCCAGAGGGTGTTACATTGACTGAACGAACTGTACGTGTCACTGGGAATAAGAAACAGATTGAAGTCGCAAAGGATTTGATCAAGCAGGCTATGAATCAG AATTTCTCAAAGCATGCGAACCAATCTGGTGGATTTGGTCCGCAAGGTTACCACCCTCAGGGTCATGGTGCAGCTTCGCAGTGGGGGCCACGTTCTCAAAGTCAGCCTGGCTATGGGTACCCACCAAGAGGTATGCCTCCACCTCAGAACTACAACCCACCCTATGGTGGTTACCCGCAGCAGGGACCACCAAGAGGCGGCATGGGCTGGGATCAAAGGCAGGGGGGCCCTCCGCCCCATCCTTCATATCAGGGTGGTGGTTCTGACTACTACAAGCAGGGATCTCAACCATATGATAGCCAGCCACCAAACTACCCTCCTGGACCAGGGAGCTACAACAGTTATGGGCAATCTCAGGCTCCTGGCTATGGACAACCTCCGTATCAGCAACATGCGCCTCAACAGAACTATGGCCATGGGTATGGTGATCCTAGATACAATGCTCCGCCTCCAAACCAGTACTATGGGCAGCCACCAATGGCCCCCCAGCAAGGCTATCCTCAACAGGCAGATCCTTATGCTAGGCCTCCTTACAGTGGACCGGGACAATGGGCGCCCAGAGGTGCTCCGGCTGCAGATGGCTCCTACcaggcaccaccgcctgcatcTTATGGGCCACCCTCCCAGCAACCTCCTGCTTATGGCCAAACATATGGCGTGGCAACTGCACCTGATGGGTATGCTCAACAGGGCTACCCACAGCAGAGTGGGCAAGCACCAACTCCATATGGCCAGAATGCACCAGCAGCGCCAGGTTATCCTCAGCAAGGCACACAGCAAGGTGGCTATGCACAGTACCCGCAATCCCAACCAGCATATGGTGATCAAGCCGCTCCAGCCAATGCGAACTATGGCTACCAGGGAGCTCCAGCAGATCCCAACTATGGAAGTGCCTACTCACAATCAGGATATGGACCTCCTGCTCCTTCAGCTGGTCAGCCTGGTTATGCTTCTGCGCCAGCAGCTGGCCAGCCTGCAGCATATGGCCAGGCAGGGTACACCCAACCACCTACAAACCCTCCAAGTTATGATcagtctgcagcagcaccagctcAAAGCGGATACGCTGCACCTGCTGCAAATCCACAGCCTGCTCCAGCAAAGGTGGTGTCGCCACAGCCTGCTGCTGGATATGCCGGTGGGCAGTGGACAGCATGA